A window of the Cutaneotrichosporon cavernicola HIS019 DNA, chromosome: 6 genome harbors these coding sequences:
- a CDS encoding uncharacterized protein (GATA zinc finger): protein MSTITLPSVGRIRCYWALLAPQYGSAPGGGGQLELKFVYLDPVLSNHLGPQSMSVLNHGLIDLIHPDEREQARNDLASAIQSDDLQGSVTRMRFSRLSRIRQMCGAQPGDIVLPPDMDTVTEDSDYLIIDLVLNWVADGLLLAFLHAIKDFDPQANNDPSRQQEGWSNFCGSTGMTDGDLQTLQQSISNNVTPPPRTRYPPTRVLQIHAVHHNAAQPTTLVFTWPPARPTDKSSPQFDGLYDADEYAELMRGVDMDPNALAAKPGEVRTNCTTRFGAEHSIRTEGLYRHVTSVFIPYGKIVFSCFQTTNLYELPNNTAGPTGPTHEGWNAPHTAPQQAPPAHPPQPAVSNGPQQEWRPEYERGYAAPAPTFPASEYPAHGTYPPPAQYDAGYGHSAEPVNHAPVSQTRGGSTRPLVRPPGDIEKCRGCGTRESPEWRKGENGVKDLCNACGLKLARAVAKREGRQKPRKKDK, encoded by the exons ATGTCCACCATCACACTACCC AGTGTGGGCCGCATCCGATGCTACTGGGCTCTCCTGGCCCCACAGTACGGCTCGGCGCCAGGCGGCGGGGGCCAACTCGAGCTCAAGTTTGTCTATCTGGACCCCGTGCTGAGCAACCACCTGGGTCCGCAGAGCATGAGTGTGCTCAACCACGGGCTCATCGACCTGATCCACCCCGACGAACGAGAAC AGGCACGAAACGACCTCGCTAGCGCCATCCAGTCCGACGACCTCCAAGGGAGTGTTACCCG CATGCGCTTCTCACGGTTGTCGCGCATCCGCCAAATGTGCGGGGCACAACCTGGCGACATTGTGCTGCCGCCGGACATGGACACAGTGACTGAAGACTCGGACTACCTCATCATTGATTTAGTGTTGAATTGG GTTGCGGACGGTTTACTCCTCGCCTTTCTCCACGCAATCAAGGACTTTGATCCGCAGGCGAACAACGACCCTAGTCGCCAGCAAGAAGGCTGGTCCAACTTCTGCGGCTCCACTGGCATGACGGATGGGGACCTCCAAACACTGCAGCAGAGCATCTCGAACAACGtcacaccaccaccacgaACCCGGTATCCGCCAACGCGTGTGTTACAGATCCATGCGGTCCACCACAATGCAGCGCAGCCTACGACTCTGGTGTTCACGTGGCCGCCAGCACGGCCAACAGACAAGTCATCGCCACAGTTTGACGGGCTGTACGACGCGGACGAGTACGCCGAACTGATGCGCGGTGTCGACATGGATCCGAATGCATTGGCGGCCAAACCAGGCGAGGTGCGCACCAACTGTACGACACGGTTCGGTGCCGAGCACTCGATACGTACCGAGGGGTTGTACCGACACGTCACGTCAGTCTTCATCCCGTACGGCAAGATCGTCTTTTCCTGCTTCCAGACGACAAACCTGTACGAGTTGCCCAACAATACTGCCGGTCCGACCGGTCCGACGCACGAGGGTTGGAACGCCCCACACACCGCCCCGCAGCAGGCGCCTCCTGCGCACCCACCACAACCAGCCGTCTCCAATGGGCCACAACAAGAATGGCGACCCGAGTATGAGCGGGGATAcgcggcgccggcgccaacgTTTCCTGCTTCAGAGTATCCTGCGCATGGGACGTACCCGCCGCCAGCCCAGTATGATGCGGGGTACGGTCACTCGGCTGAGCCCGTGAACCATGCGCCAGTATCGCAGACGCGCGGGGGAAGTACGCGTCCGCTAGTCCGCCCGCCTGGCGACATCGAGAAGTGCCGTGGGTGCGGGACGCGCGAGAGCCCCGAATggcgcaagggcgagaaTGGAGTCAAGGATCTGTGCAATGCGTGCGGACTGAAACTAGCGCGCGCAGTTGCCAAGCGTGAGGGCAGACAGAAGCCGCGTAAGAAAGACAAGTAG
- a CDS encoding uncharacterized protein (Haem-containing dehydratase), which translates to MYGSSSQPVPDQPKFVSAIPDYLASPRTVPARCPVGHVAPIVNNAATFSPSLSESVLFIVGAQAHAGGLAYDVLDGPRSFFAGAVEPASSSPLAPGSSESEDVTRADGPVTLDVAASTDAAGRETRAILAYFRSRAAMTAWRAAGFEKWWTDPARERDGEEGYGWFLEVLVPSADRRETIISNPEGQREGVAVLAEGTCGPLFEGGYRGASRDRLAVSQNDSLLGEGEGGPETVDPHAKDQENDSPSLVRTGRVQVRGQKNLCVIRSGQDWRGGGDEERANYPSIQRSLLHAMDDLREHARELGCHGIRFMTVLDNDVEPTDRTFGLAYFASLTQLEDWAATRPAHLDVVHRFVKYATERHGNISVRLWHEIYVLEPSMQEFEYINCAPGGGVLGVS; encoded by the coding sequence ATGTACGGATCTTCCTCACAGCCGGTGCCCGACCAACCCAAGTTCGTCTCTGCTATTCCAGACTACCTCGCCTCCCCACGCACAGTCCCTGCTCGCTGTCCAGTCGGCCACGTTGCCCCTATCGTCAACAATGCCGCCACATTCAGCCCCTCGCTGTCGGAATCGGTTCTCTTCATTGTGGGCGCTCAAGCACATGCTGGTGGGCTCGCTTACGACGTGTTGGACGGCCCACGCTCGTTCTTCGCCGGGGCGGTGGAACCTGCATCATCCAGTCCCCTTGCCCCTGGCTCGTCGGAATCGGAGGACGTCACCCGGGCTGACGGACCGGTGACCTTGGACGTGGCTGCAAGTACGGATGCGGCTGGCCGCGAGACGCGCGCAATCCTCGCTTACTTTAGGTCCCGCGCTGCCATGACCGCCTGGCGAGCGGCGGGCTTTGAGAAGTGGTGGACCGATCCTGCCCGCGAGAGAgatggtgaggaaggaTACGGCTGGTTCCTTGAAGTCCTCGTACCCAGCGCCGACCGGCGGGAAACGATCATTTCTAATCCGGAAGGACAGCGGGAAGGTGTTGCGGTGCTCGCTGAAGGTACATGCGGGCCACTTTTTGAAGGGGGATATCGTGGGGCGTCTCGGGATCGGCTCGCAGTGTCCCAGAACGACTCGCTCCttggggagggagaaggcggTCCTGAAACCGTTGATCCACACGCCAAAGACCAAGAGAACGATTCACCATCACTTGTGCGAACAGGACGTGTCCAAGTGCGCGGGCAGAAGAACCTTTGCGTCATTCGATCGGGACAGGACTGGCGgggcggcggtgacgaggagcgtgcCAACTACCCTTCGATCCAGCGTTCGCTACTACACGCAATGGATGACTTGAGGGAACATGCTCGCGAACTAGGCTGTCACGGGATACGCTTTATGaccgtcctcgacaacgaTGTTGAGCCCACCGACCGCACATTTGGTCTCGCCTATTTTGCGTCGCTGACGCAGCTCGAAGACTGGGCCGCCACACGCCCAGCTCACCTCGATGTTGTCCACCGTTTCGTCAAGTATGCCACCGAACGCCACGGCAACATCAGTGTTCGCCTGTGGCACGAGATCTATGTGCTCGAACCGAGTATGCAGGAGTTCGAGTACATCAACTGTGCTCCCGGCGGAGGTGTGCTTGGTGTCTCGTAG